The nucleotide sequence CAGTTAGGAGGCTGTTACAATGCTGCAGACAAGAGCTCTTGAGGCCCTGAATTTTCTATAAGCAGTCAGGAAGAAGGTGAGGAAAGAGATGTGAGAGTAATATGGGGCAGTGAAGGAGGGAGAGTTGAGGAGAGTGCAAGCCTTCTTGTTTGGATAAATAGGTGACAGTGGTGCCATTAATCACTATGGAGAAAGGAACAGATTTGGGGTGCTGGAAGAGAGGgcgagaaggagagagggagaacatcTTCTGGCAGCTGGAGTTGGTATTAGTGTGTTGTTTTATAGTAGTGGTTTTCAACTGGGGGGTAATTTTGCCCCCCCTCCCAGGGGACATTTAGAAACACCTGGAGacctttttggttgtcacagcccATTGTGGAGTCCTGGCCTCTAGTCGATGCAACCTGAAAATGCTGTTGAACATCCTGTGATGCACAGCCCCCCCACAATGGAGAGTTATCTGCCCCCAAATGCTGATGGTATCAAATGGGGTTACAAAATCCTATTTTATATGATGGGGAGAAGACTGTGAGTCTCTCTGGCCTGCATCTTCCTGGCCCATCCCTTACCCTCTATTGGCGTTTCAGGTGCTGAGAAGCCTGGGGCCCTCCCCTGCCCAGTACCTTCAGGATACTTGTAGTTCTGAGTGATGTCCTCACAGCGGTTGCTGCCCACACCCTTGGTGCTAATGTTGTTGCCAACATACTTAGTGTTGGAGTTGGTCAGCTCCAGTGCGCCGTCCTCCCGACACTTCCAGACCACACACGATGCATTTACTGCAGCAAAAAGGTCTGATACTCCAGGGGTCAGGCTTAGTGTCCCCTCCTTGACTGCTTTGACAGGGGTCAGatcacaggaccccaggactGAGGGAGAAAAAGTTCAGTGAGCCAGAGGAACTGTACCCAGACCTTTGAGTCAGAGCTGTATAACCTCAGTCCCTATCCTATACCCTATTTTCCCTTCCCTGAGATCAAGGTCAGAGGTGGGCACAAGGCAGAGTTTCTGGAAGGGCACTGCAGTAGTGAAATTCACAATTATTTAGTTACAGTACTTTTTGGTCATGGCTTATGGCAGGAGACCTCTCAGAAACTGGGCAGGAAGAACCTCAGAGGAATGTAGTAAAGCCGAGTTCCTTAGCCAGCTCTACTACGGATATGATGAGAACAGGTCACCTTTATTGAGCGCTTCCTTTATGCCAGGCTCTGTTACTGTTCTGCTGCTGAGGAAGGAAGAGCAGTCCTTGTATGGCTCCTGGAGATTTCTTCTCACAAGCCCCTAACCCAGCATATCCACCAGCTATCTTAAGGCCTTTTACCCTTCACTGAGACTCTGCTCCCTCGCCCATTGCTCTGAGATAGGACAAGTCTCCCCATGGCCTTGGGCCTAGATGGTTAACACCTTTGTTCCCTTGAGCCTGCTTCAGACTTCAGGTGAGCATTCTGTTGGCCACTATCACTCGTTCTACTTCTCCTGTTTTAGAAGACACAGACCCCCTTTGGACCTCCTGCTGCTCCTGTTTTTGAGGGACTTCTTGCTTGCACAGCTTTGTGCAGCCCAGGATGGTAGTGGGTCTACCCCCAGCCATTACCTCCACCTCCATTGGAAACACATGGGTACAGAATCTGCCATCCATCATAACCTGGGGGCAAAGCAGGCCGGGTCATCCAGCACTCCGTGGAAGTCTGGAAGATCCTGAAGGCACCAAAGGAGTAATTCAAGTGAGGAAGAAAGTGGTCCTAAAGAGGACTAGAGATGGCAGAGTCATTATTgccatggggatgggaggagtctgTAAAAGTGGCTGCAACACTCtaggggtggaggggaggtgcTGGGAGCATCCTGGCTACAAGAATCTTGAGGGCCTCCTCTCAGTGCTAGGTCACTCAGAGTGTGGGAGGGGGTTGTCATGAGGTTATACCATGTGGGTTTGGAAACCTTCCATGTCTGGGACCTCATCCTGCTTGGGCTTCTCACCAGATTCTGCCTCCTTGGCCTTCTCCATTCTGAAGGCCCTCCTCATTGTAGTATTCATCCACCAACAAGCGTCCGCCAGTTCCCTGGGCTGAAGTGAACGTGGTAATAACACGGGCAGGGATTCCCAGGCATCGCAGCACTGTGTGGAAGGGACCAAAGAGTCAGGGGGTGCCAGAGAGGCCTGTGTATGTATAGCTAGAGTTTTCAGtgtctcctctgggaaggcatgGTCTTAAATGCCGCCTGATGCTGTGGAAAGAGGAGGGACACCGGCACCTGGCAGGTAggactgacacacacacacagggtacTTGAAGGCTGAGAGATGAGACACTTAAAGTGTATGCAGCAGGCAGAGTCTACAGCAGGGCAAGGCTTGCACAATGTATAATAGAGCACTGGGGTTTGCTGTCCTGGAGCATGAGGAGGGAAAGTTTCAGGGCAAAAGCATGGGGAAACCCAAAAGGCAGGGCGGACACGCTGTACAGTAGCCAAGGTGACCCAGGAGTGCGGCAGGCAAACCAGCTCTGTACCTGTGCAGGCAACTGCGGCGAACACCCAGGCCTGACTGTCGTACACAGGTCGTCCTTGGCCTGTGACCCACTGCCGCAGGATGGGCACACTGCCCCGGCGCTTGCTCAGCAAGGCCCCTTCCTGGGCAGTGGCGGCCTTTGTTGGGGGCAGGACACTCTTCTCCTTGAGAGCATGCAGCTGTTTGTGGAAATGAGCACATGTTATGTGGGGCCCAGGACAGAACAGCctctggaggaggggcagggagtaaGGAGGGCTTAGACTACCTGTATCAGAATCGTCTGGATACTCCTGGGTTTCACCCTACCCATTGGCTTATAATTTCTAGGATGGGGCCTGggaaattctcctttctctctagCCCTCTGGAAGCCAGGGATTCATGGACCACATTGGCAAGCAAAGTTCACATCCTAAGAAAAGCCAGAGAGCTGCCTCTCATTGGCGGCTGGTTTCACTACTCCCTCATTTGCCTGACCCTGATTCCTTTGAGAGCATTTGCACTTGGGGCCTCAAGGCCCACTTATCCCAagcttcctcctcctcacagGTTGACCTTGTCCTCATCCACCTCTTCAGAGGGGAGTCCAGAGGCATGAGCAGAAATGAGGAAATCACAATTCCTCTGAAGGGACATTTAGGGATAGTAGGAAGCCCCAAACTACCTTCATGGTCTGTATATTCTTAGGaataatttagaaatgaaaacaaatgaccaCTTGAACAGCAAACACTGGGCAAGTTAGATCCTATCCCCTCCCTCCCATGGACTTAAGCCTGCAGGTTGGGCTgatgggaggaggaaaaggaaggaggaggaggagtgctCTGAGGAAATCCGGACCAGTTTTAGTCCTCCTGGCTTGTGTCCCAAGGGATGACActtccctttgcttttctctcccttgtGGATACTACTGCCCTCCCTCCTCACTGAGACTGTCTCTAGGAACTGGCCCCCACATCCTAGGAGGAAGGTACCATTTGTGATTTGAAGATTTCCAGGGCCGTAAATGTTGGCAGCTCTAGCAGAggactcccctccctccccaactcacttaccaaggcacccaaaatataggCCACATGCTCAGGgttgccccactcctccacctgCTTGTCCACACTCAGTAAGCGGAGGCTGAGGTTGATGACACTGCTCTCAAACTGCAAGGAGCACATAGGACCATGATGAAGACTTCCAGGTTGCATACTCATCCCCCCACCATCACCTCAGACTTCTTCCAGACTCAGGTTCCATTCCTTCCAGCCTTGCCTTCTTGTCTCCTGTGGGAGTTCTGgcttttccctccctccaccaTCCCCCCTGGTCCCTGAGTCCACGCAGTCCCATCCTTTGCCTTTTCTGTTGTCTGAATTCCCAACAGGGTGGGAGCCATTGAGGACCAGAGTTGTATCAGCTCATTTCTGTTATTTGCCATTTCCTGTGCTCCTACATCTCCTTCTAGGACTGACCCACATGGGGAGGAGACCCAAGACAGCTCTTGCTCTTGAGGAATCCACATTTAGGAGCAGAGAGGGTCATGTAGGCACTTAGACTATGGATCTCAGGAACACAGCCAGTGTTCTAGGAAAGATGTCAGCCCAGAGCAGAGGGCATAGTGAGAAGAGTCACTCTTATCTTTGGGGGCTGAGGAAAACATTCTGATGGTCTTAAAAGATGGGTAGGAATTTTCTGGGGTGATAAAGGAGGGAAGGTATTCCAGTCATATTGAGCCTGTTTGTTCAGGGGATGGCCAGAAGCTGCTGCATGGAGGGGCTCTTGAGGAAAGGAAAGCAGTGGCCTGGCTCTGAAGGGCCTTAGGGGTCAAGCCAGGGCATTTACTTTTTATCCTGTAGACAGTGGGGATTTAACAGAGTGTTGATCTGCTGTGGCCTTTAGGAAGATAGCTCTGGAAGCTGTGGAGGCTGGTCTGACGTGGCCCTGAGGAAAGAGGCACCACATGGCGGAAATGGCCAAAAGAAGCCTCACTGACACACCAGGAAACAAGGTTGTGAGAAAAGGAGGATTCTGTGTGGCGCCACCATTTCGTCCATCTTGGGTCTCTGCACCTTTCACAGAACTTCCAAGAGCGCTATGCTGGGATACAGCATCTGGAGGTTCACAACCTCTGTGGTCTGTAGGAGCCACTGTGAGGAGGGCTCAGGGAAGGATTTGCCATTTTCAGTAGAAAACAAGCAGCATTTACTAGTTATGATGACTATATACTTGGGGCTGGATTTCCTTCACCTTATTTTGTAGTAAGACACTAACTGCTTAAGAAATAAGGTGTTTAAATTAATCCATTAAACAGACATGGAAGAGAGCATTTTGAGATGTGCATTCTCTTTGAAAAATGGATCAAACTCAAGTTCAACATACTCAATATGTTTGTAAATAAACTCACGGCATgaattcttaaaaagaagaagaagaaggagaagaacaacagcaacaacaaaagaaatggcCTCATTATCTATAGGCTTTTGGATCTGCCAGCTCTGGTCTGAACACTGAAGATTATGGGGCAATCACTGCCCTTCCTCAGAGGTCACCATACCTGGCCAAAGTCCCAGGGCTCTGCGTGGAAGCACTCAGCTGTACCCAGGTAGATGAGGCCATTCTGGTTCAACACGTACTCCCTGCGTTGAGACTCCTTCTTCAGGAACACAGCATCCTCTGGTGAAAAGCCGGCAGGGATGAGGGCCTGTGGGGAGCTAGGCCTGCCCTCCACATCTaggcctctgccctccctgcccagTCCAGGTTTGGCTGCTGGCCTTCCCTTTAGCTCTGGGCGTGATGAAGACTGGGGAGGAATTCCCTTTTCTCACTGACCCCACTGGGACCCAGAGTCTTCTCTGATGCAGAGTGGGGACAGGGGTCAGAGTCCCAGGAGTCAGTCAAGGTGGCCTACATGGTCAACCAGACAGACGGGAACAAGTCAAGCTTAAAAAGCCTACTGGTTCCCAGAAGACATGGGCAGCCAGAGTGCTTTCGGCCCAAGAGAGTTTGGCAACAGCCCAGGGAAATTCCCAGTGGACCTGTTAGATCTCACAGGttcaagtaaaaaagaaaaaaaataaatagcatttcaGGTGTGCTTGGCTGGCCCAGtgggtaaagcatgcaactcttgatcttggagttacaagttggagccccacattgggcatagagattatttaaaaataaaatgttaaaaaaaacttttaaatggtgtttcagaaaaaaaaaccaaaactatcaAACATAGGTTGACAGAGGTGAGCAGAAAGGAAGAGGAGCACACGGTAAGACAGGGTCAGAGAGAACTGTGGAGCTGGGCGAAGTAGAAGCTAGTGGAAGCCCTGGGGGCATCCAAGTGGGTCTGAGACTCCCACaatctctcctgcctctcctgctgccttCCTCAAAGGGTCAGGCTGGGGTTCATGAGGAGGATTGTGGGCTTTAAGGAGGACACTCTAGGAAGCCGGGAGCGTCAGGGAGACCTGCTCTGTTTGCCAACTGTTTCTCTCTGCACGTGTTGCtgggtggggtaggggaggaggGTGCTTAGGCTGGTTCCTGGGGACTACTAATAAGAGAAGAGGCTTTCCAGATTATCCCTCTAGGCATCTGCTGGGAGGAGGGTACGGTATGCAAAACAACAGAAGGATAGGATATTAAAAATTAGGAAGTCCTGAAGAATCTGAGGCCTAAAATCATAGAACCATGTGCCTGAGGAGCCCTTGACTCCTGTCCCTCCATCTTGAGTACTTCTATGAAATCACTTCAAACTGAGGTCCTGGGCCCCAGGCTCTGCAGGGCTCTGGGAGGTACCTTATCAGAGCGCAGGTTGCATcatcctcccctttcctccccagAGTGTGGCCCCCTTTTATAAAGTTCTCTGCTTTTGAATAGGACTTTACTTATAggatataaaatttctttttgagtGCAGAAGGCTCCATCTCTATGCTAAGATGGGACTTGTCCTGGATAATCTGAAAATCTCTTAATCACTTCTCAGATGAGCAGAGCCCATCATTCACCCCTGCCAACACAGACATCTCCACAGGGACTCACGTAGAGAGGCCTTCCCCAGGCAGGTCAAACCAAGCCTAGAGGCAAGAAACCTGGCATGGAGTCAAGGCTAAGAGTTCCCACTGAACTGAGCACAGTTTCAGAGCTGTCTTTGCTGTGTCTTTGCTCTGGCATGAGGGCCTAGCTCTGATTGTGGGCTCAAGTCAGCGAGGCAGGTACACTGACTGGGACTTCAACTTTGGAGGGGAGTATGTCAAGAGCCATGGGTCCTCCCGCAGCTGAAGGGGCCCTGACTCCACATTTACCCACATGGGGCAGCTGCCCCTGAATGGACACTCATTCCCCTCTATTGCTCTACCTGCTCATCCCCTTGGATCAGGAAATAAGAGCCTGAACTGAGGATAGGCAGGGCTACCTGAAGGAGGGGGATTGGAGAACCCCACCCTGTGCAAGAAAAGTGGAGAAAGGGAGCCCACTGGGTTTCAGATGCTACAAAGAAAGGGAGTTAGGAACTGGCTGGAAAAGCCCGGGAAGATTTTGTCTGCTTCCCTGTTTCCTTTTGTCTCCAGCCCTGCCTTATGAGGGCCGCTTCAGGCTGGCATTGAAACTCCTGAAAGAAAAAGGCTCTGCACTTGTTGTCTGGGTAGTGAGGACAGGAAAGCTGGTTGAAATTGTTTCCCATCCCCCCCAAGAAACACTTCAGGGAGCCCCGAGGATTAAGGTGAGGGGTGGCAGATTTAAGTcaaccttcagaatgggaaaGAAGAGGAGATGCCCTCCTCATGTTTGGGACATGTCAACCACCTCCGAtgatttttttagatgaaatAGCCCTAAGAGCCAAGGCTGGGCTTAGCCAAAAGGTGGCCACTGGTGGGGCTGCAGGAGGTCACCTGACCTCAGGAAAGCCCACCCTTAGTCCACTGAGTTATAGGCCCCTAGCTGTTTCATTTGCCACTCTAGCGAATATTTAGAACAATGTGGAGAGGACCCAGCAGCCAGTAGTAAGAGAACATACAAGTGGAGAGAAGCAAGACAACCAAACAGGGCAGATTTATTTTAGAGCTGATGAAGCTGAAGCTTTGGGCCCTTCACTTGCACAGACCACTTTAGGCCTCAGCAATTCAAActtttgtgttcttttccttAAATTATACAAATAGACCTCAGGTCCTGTAAAACCTGGATTCACCCTGAACGCAGACTATGGGAACCCAGGGGAGAAACAAAGAAGCCCATTCCTCAGGTTGCATCCATTCCAGAACCACTTTCCAGTTCTCGGCCCCTGTGCTATCACAATAAAGAGCAGCTCTGCCAGGATCATCTCAGTGAGTCTCAGCTCGTGTGACCAAAGAGCCCCGACCTGGCACCAGGGTTTGGTGGTGAGATAAGCCTTTGCTTTCAGTGGGAGGCCCCAGGCTGCTTGTGCCAAGGGTGACACTGACACAGGTCCCGTGTCTGAGAGGCCATTCAGCCAAGGAGCAGGTACCACAGTAACTGAATGCTGGTGTTGTCCTGAGGGGGAGCTGCCCACTGGGGCCTGGGACAGTCACTTTTTTCCAGAGCTGTGCCCCAGCTGTGAGGCCTGGAGTCCCTGTGCAGCCCAGGCTGGTTCAGGTCCAAACTCACCTCGAGCCCAAGGGTTAAAGAGCAGTGTGAACTGGCCTAGGTGGAGTTGCTTCTTGCCCAAGACCTGCAGCAGGAGCGAGTAATGGCCAATGATGGCGTCTGCGGGTGCGGTCACAGAGATGGCCCAGGACTGGTCATCTCTGTCTTCCACTGCCGCATTCCACCACTTCTGGTCCCCCAGATGGGAAATTGGGAATATGGCTTGGGTCTTGTTGGCCTTGGAAGGATGCTCTCCTGCAGTCACACAGAGATGAGTTGGTCATTTGAACCTTTTGGTCACAACTCAGAGTAATAAAGTCAAGTATCACAAAGTTGGAACAGGCGAATAACTGGTTTTCAATGAGAATGGAAGCAGCCCATCCAGTAATGGGAGGCAGTAAAGGGTGCGGGGAGAGCACAGGTTCTCTGTGCTCATCGACTTACATCTAGAAAAAAATCCATAGTGTATAAAGTGGGCATAGTGGTATGCCTTCTTCGTAGGGCGGATGTGAAGTCTTAATGTGATACTGTAAAGTCCTTGGCCCAATATCTGACATGCAGTACAAATTCAATAAATAGTAGTGATTAAGTGTTACCATAAGCCTAGATTAGATCCATTCAGGCT is from Mustela lutreola isolate mMusLut2 chromosome 7, mMusLut2.pri, whole genome shotgun sequence and encodes:
- the EPB42 gene encoding protein 4.2 is translated as MGQALGIKNCDFQAAKNNEEHHTKAISSRHLIVRRGQPFTIILHFQAPVYAFTSNLKKVALIAQTGEHPSKANKTQAIFPISHLGDQKWWNAAVEDRDDQSWAISVTAPADAIIGHYSLLLQVLGKKQLHLGQFTLLFNPWAREDAVFLKKESQRREYVLNQNGLIYLGTAECFHAEPWDFGQFESSVINLSLRLLSVDKQVEEWGNPEHVAYILGALLHALKEKSVLPPTKAATAQEGALLSKRRGSVPILRQWVTGQGRPVYDSQAWVFAAVACTVLRCLGIPARVITTFTSAQGTGGRLLVDEYYNEEGLQNGEGQGGRIWIFQTSTECWMTRPALPPGYDGWQILYPCVSNGGGVLGSCDLTPVKAVKEGTLSLTPGVSDLFAAVNASCVVWKCREDGALELTNSNTKYVGNNISTKGVGSNRCEDITQNYKYPEGSLQEKEVLEKVQEERMRHEKDSGIHPPSLKTAELLHIFLEVPCSLNLGGEAQYSVKLVNLSDQEKAVQLTSALQAIYYNGILAAELWKRKQSLMLGPKANIITSNLSFSHFEQSPPENSFLRLTVMATAMHSESSLSCFAQEDIVICRPHLTIEMPETAEQYQLLKASVQLHNFLDAPLKDCVISLFGRGLIHRERRYRLASVWPGNILYTEFQFTPTQVGLQRLTVEMDCDMFQNVTNYRNITVEAPELPA